From a single Bacillus gobiensis genomic region:
- a CDS encoding thioredoxin family protein translates to MKNIETQEELEQVIQEENTLLMFSADWCPDCRIIEPILPAVEADFPEFTLYHVDRDKFIDTCAEWNVFGIPSFLVFNEGKEVNRFVSKDRKTQAEIEQFLTESLAKL, encoded by the coding sequence ATGAAAAATATCGAAACACAAGAAGAGCTGGAGCAAGTCATCCAAGAGGAAAACACGCTGTTGATGTTTTCAGCGGATTGGTGTCCGGACTGCCGTATCATCGAACCGATTTTGCCTGCTGTTGAAGCGGATTTTCCTGAATTTACACTGTACCACGTGGATCGTGACAAATTTATAGATACGTGTGCTGAATGGAATGTTTTTGGCATTCCAAGCTTTCTTGTCTTTAATGAGGGGAAAGAGGTCAATCGTTTTGTCAGCAAAGACAGAAAGACGCAAGCGGAAATCGAGCAATTTTTAACGGAGTCCCTCGCCAAACTATAG
- a CDS encoding M42 family metallopeptidase, with protein MNQETIELFQTLTQLPGASGNEHQVRAFMKTELEKYSDELIQDRLGSIFGVKKGPEGSPKVMVAGHMDEVGFMVTSITENGMLRFQTLGGWWSQVLLAQRVTIYTENGPVPGVIGSIPPHLLSEEQRNRPMQIKNMLIDIGADDKADAEKLGIKPGQQVVPVCPFTVMANPKKIMSKAWDNRYGCGLSIELLKELQGEDLPNTIFSGATVQEEVGLRGAQTAASLIQPDLFFAVDASPANDMGGDKKEFGQLGKGTLLRIFDRTMVTHRGMREFVLDTAESNQIPYQYFVSPGGTDAGRVHIANTGVPSAVIGICSRYVHTNSSIIHIDDYAAAKELLVKLVRAADKTTFETIIESV; from the coding sequence ATGAATCAGGAAACGATTGAGCTCTTTCAAACGCTGACGCAATTGCCTGGAGCTTCTGGAAATGAGCATCAGGTTCGGGCGTTTATGAAAACAGAGCTTGAAAAATATTCAGATGAGTTGATCCAGGACAGGCTGGGAAGTATTTTTGGGGTAAAAAAAGGTCCTGAAGGCTCTCCTAAGGTGATGGTTGCCGGACACATGGATGAAGTCGGGTTTATGGTAACATCCATTACAGAAAACGGTATGCTTCGCTTTCAAACGCTGGGCGGCTGGTGGAGCCAGGTCTTGCTAGCTCAACGAGTGACTATATATACGGAAAACGGGCCGGTTCCCGGAGTCATCGGAAGCATTCCTCCCCATCTTTTAAGTGAAGAACAGCGAAACCGTCCGATGCAAATAAAGAATATGCTAATTGATATCGGTGCAGACGATAAAGCAGATGCTGAAAAACTTGGAATTAAACCCGGCCAGCAGGTAGTTCCAGTGTGTCCTTTTACCGTTATGGCAAATCCGAAAAAAATCATGTCAAAGGCATGGGATAATCGGTACGGATGCGGACTAAGCATTGAACTGTTAAAAGAGCTTCAAGGCGAAGATTTGCCCAATACTATATTTTCCGGCGCCACCGTACAAGAAGAGGTAGGTTTAAGAGGAGCGCAGACTGCCGCAAGCCTTATTCAGCCTGATTTGTTTTTTGCGGTAGATGCCAGTCCAGCCAATGATATGGGCGGAGATAAAAAAGAATTCGGACAGCTTGGAAAGGGTACCTTGCTTCGAATCTTTGATAGGACGATGGTGACACATCGAGGAATGCGGGAATTTGTTTTAGATACCGCAGAATCAAACCAGATTCCGTATCAATATTTTGTTTCACCCGGAGGCACTGATGCCGGCCGAGTCCATATCGCTAACACCGGAGTTCCATCCGCCGTTATCGGAATTTGCTCAAGATACGTCCATACTAATTCTTCGATTATCCACATTGACGATTATGCAGCAGCGAAGGAACTACTCGTAAAGCTTGTGCGGGCCGCAGATAAAACAACGTTTGAAACCATTATAGAAAGCGTATAA
- a CDS encoding PepSY domain-containing protein, with translation MKLRHILLGAGLSLAAAFIVKQYADNSYISSEKALHIVKSAFKQRGPIDGSWIYSVPEPYVINGETVPVYKTGITRSAFGELEQYEVMIHAKTGMIVEIIDSVA, from the coding sequence ATGAAATTACGCCATATTCTTTTAGGTGCCGGCCTAAGCTTGGCTGCTGCTTTTATCGTTAAGCAGTACGCAGATAATTCTTATATTTCTTCTGAAAAAGCGCTTCACATTGTCAAATCAGCATTTAAACAAAGAGGACCGATTGATGGATCCTGGATATACTCAGTTCCCGAGCCGTACGTCATTAATGGCGAAACTGTTCCTGTTTATAAAACCGGGATCACTCGCTCTGCATTTGGGGAACTTGAGCAGTATGAGGTTATGATTCATGCGAAAACCGGCATGATCGTAGAAATTATTGATTCGGTCGCTTAA
- a CDS encoding YtnP family quorum-quenching lactonase produces the protein MEQLKIGSITLTWLDGGVTHMDGGAMFGVVPKPLWSKKYPVNELNQVELRTDPILVQKNEINLLIDSGIGKGRLSAKQIRNYGVTEESNLEASLKEIGLRPCDIQYVLMTHMHFDHACGLSSYEGDKLVSMFPKAEIWTSQTEWEEMKQPNIRSRNTYWKENWEPVENQVKTYSKKKEIIKGITMLHTGGHSDGHSIIVLEDGGETAVHFADLMPTLAHKNPLWVLAYDDYPMTSISEKQRWQKFSEEKEAWLTFYHDAYYRAVKWDRNQGISDSVIREKTKHKE, from the coding sequence TTGGAACAATTAAAAATTGGATCGATCACACTTACCTGGCTTGACGGAGGCGTCACCCATATGGATGGAGGAGCGATGTTTGGTGTTGTGCCAAAGCCTCTTTGGTCAAAAAAGTATCCGGTTAATGAGCTGAATCAAGTGGAACTGCGAACGGATCCGATACTTGTTCAGAAAAACGAAATCAATCTGCTCATTGATTCGGGAATCGGCAAGGGGAGATTATCTGCAAAACAGATAAGAAACTACGGAGTGACCGAGGAGTCAAATCTCGAAGCATCCTTAAAAGAGATAGGTTTAAGGCCCTGTGATATTCAATACGTATTAATGACTCATATGCATTTTGATCACGCATGCGGTCTCAGCAGTTATGAAGGTGACAAGCTCGTTAGTATGTTTCCAAAGGCGGAAATTTGGACATCTCAGACGGAATGGGAGGAAATGAAACAGCCGAATATCCGTTCTCGAAATACATACTGGAAAGAGAATTGGGAGCCTGTTGAAAATCAAGTCAAAACTTATAGCAAAAAGAAAGAAATCATCAAAGGCATTACTATGCTGCATACAGGCGGCCACAGTGACGGGCACAGCATCATTGTGCTGGAGGATGGCGGAGAAACAGCAGTGCATTTTGCGGATCTTATGCCAACACTTGCTCATAAAAATCCTTTATGGGTCCTTGCTTATGATGACTATCCGATGACTTCGATTTCCGAAAAACAAAGATGGCAGAAGTTCTCTGAAGAGAAAGAAGCGTGGCTGACGTTTTACCACGATGCGTATTACCGTGCCGTTAAATGGGACAGAAACCAGGGAATTTCTGATTCCGTCATTCGGGAAAAAACAAAGCATAAGGAATAA